The sequence below is a genomic window from Thermodesulfobium sp. 4217-1.
TATCCTTTGTAAATAGCTTCACTCCATCACCGTTTGCAATGAATACAATCTGTATCCCATCATCTTTGTAGGCTCCCAGCAGGTTCTTTGCACTAAAGAAAGCCTTCATAAGCCTGACGCTATCATCGGTGTCGATGTGGATCACTACACTATTCATAAGTACATGCCCCCTTAATATATAAGTTGTTTTTATTATATAATAAAATATATTTTTGTAGTATAGATAAAGCGTTTTAAAAGCAAAAAACCCCTCGGTTATCCGAGGGGTTTTTTGATAGTTTCTTTAGAAGTTTACGTTTAGCTCAAATTCGAATTCGTTGTAGTTGTTTGCTTGAGCTGGGTTAAAGGTATAATAGTAGCCGTTTGTAGCGTCAGTATTATATGGCTTTTGACCCTTTTGATATAGATAGACGAGAGATAAGTGTGCATTCTTTGCAACTGGTATAAGATAATATACGTCGAAATAATCCTTATAACCTGTGCTTAGAGTATTGTTTATGAATGGGTTGTACCACTTGTTATTTCCGAGCCACAAATCGGTTCCAAGTGTTCCGACGAGGAGGGGCATATCTCCTCCAAGTCCCCATGCGCCACCGTTTACACTATTGATGCCGTTGATATTTCCGCTGCCGTCAAGAACTGGCATGTCGGTAGAGGTTCCTTCATAACCTGCATACATATCTATTCCATAGATGTTCCAGCTTCCGAGTACTAACCACCAATCATACTTTCCGTATTGGCCGTTGTTTCCCGTGGTAAGAGCTGAATTTGTGCTAGTAATACCACTAAGACCAGACAAACCTGTGCCTGCACTTAGCCCACCATAATAAGCGAGCTTGTCCACATAACCGTAGTCTGCTTCTAAGTTAAAGGCGTTAAATATCTTGGTTTTTAGGTTTAAGATATACATATCCTTATCCTTGTAGCCGTTTGCTTCTTGTGTAGATGTAATAGAGCCATCGTCAAATAATTTTGCCCACGTTGCCGAAACGGTTGTGGATGGCAAGAAGCTTGACATATCAAATATTACCTGGCCGCCTTCGGTTCCTTCGTCTAAGAACATG
It includes:
- a CDS encoding DUF3373 family protein; this encodes FTGDAQFRLNTANQDYYALSPLKANTYTVTQDEYDYNTSTNGGIIGTVSPSMTNAGNPSLQNSKNDTYMKYRIRLNIAAPVADNISFNGRLVVEKNAGHNTAGGSNNPILAATSGYMDNSNTLFVDRSYITWTLNPYPITFVLGRLPTMDAGQYYNNMFLDEGTEGGQVIFDMSSFLPSTTVSATWAKLFDDGSITSTQEANGYKDKDMYILNLKTKIFNAFNLEADYGYVDKLAYYGGLSAGTGLSGLSGITSTNSALTTGNNGQYGKYDWWLVLGSWNIYGIDMYAGYEGTSTDMPVLDGSGNINGINSVNGGAWGLGGDMPLLVGTLGTDLWLGNNKWYNPFINNTLSTGYKDYFDVYYLIPVAKNAHLSLVYLYQKGQKPYNTDATNGYYYTFNPAQANNYNEFEFELNVNF